TGAACTGGCGAAGTACCGATTTGAAGACCTACAGCGGGTGTTTTATGTCCTCTGAACTCATGGCCTATGGATGGCAAGAGGTGAGCTTCTAATTCCTTCTGCTCCTCAGGATTTGACTGCTTTTTTGTATTGCAGCCGGTGGATTGATTAGTGCTTGAAGCTAACACATTGCGTAATTTGGTATCATTACCGAGCATCTCAGCTCCACATATACCGAAGGCTCTGTCACGACTTTGCTTATCATCCTTGTTAAGGACCCCCTGACCTGGAAGCCGTAAATTTTGGTTGCTGCATTTAATGTCACTAGAAGATTCAACTTTCCTAAATACAGGTCTGATCAATTTTTTGCGTTTCAAAGTCTTCTTCATGGAGCTTTCAACCTCTTCACTAATGCCAGTAATCTTATTCCCTTCAACTGAACAGATACTACTTCGAACAAagcttttctttgtttcacTGCGACGCTTAAAATCCACCATTCGAGTTTCCTTATGCATTTCATCAATATTCTCTACAGTACCTACACATGCATTATTCAGCTTTTTCTTCTCCAGTCTAGAGTGATTACTGTCATTATGACTCTGGATCAGTTCGTCCATCGCATTTTCTCCATGTTTAGCTGCTCCAACTACTCTGAGATTCCTCGGTGATGGATTATTGACCTGCTGCAATATATCCATGACTTCATCAGCTGATGCATCCATATAACAGTCATGACCATTAAAATGACTATCATTTCTCTCTTCACCAACATGAGATTCTAGTTTGCAATTCAACCGAGTAAACACACTTCTTCTTTTTACATTGGAGTTAAAATCTGGAGCTTTAGAGATTCCATGGTGCTCCCCAAGATTCATAGAGCGAGAGTTTCCAAAGCAATCACTTTTATAACTTGCCAAATCTCTTTCTGGGTGATAAACACCAACACTGTAATCTTTTGATGCAGAGCCAGCTAAATCTTTACCAACCACAAAGTTCATATCCTGCCGAGGAACATCCTCGATCACACGTTCTGATGCTGTAGGAAGATTCCTAGCAAATATAGAATGACTTTCACTTGATCTGGAGGCATAACCGAAGAACCTCTTTTCTCCTTCGGTATTACCACGATCAGATGACTGCAGAGAAGTTAAAGAACACTTTGGAAACAACAAGCCTTGGTAGTTACCTGGAGGGGAGGCATTCAGATTCATGTGCATAGACAAGTCAGCGTTTAGAATAGAACTAGTGGGTACATGAGGCAAGGAACTTTGGTGCCCTGATGTGTTTAATTCTAAACCTCTATTTCCACATTCAGGTGAAATATCTAAGGATCTGCTAAATTTTTCGGACTCCAAGAAATATGGTGGCAAAACAGTATTAGACAAGGAGTAAAAGTTCCCTAGAGAACCAGGCTGAGGATGATTTTCCCGCACTAAGCTAGATATCTTATTATTTGCCGTGGATGCTCTGCATCCCTGAGAGAAATTGGGTTTTTCAGGTATGTAAGGGACAGCTCTGGTAATAGTTGCATCACCAAACTTTGAGTGAGAGGGGTAAAAATCACGAGTTACAGTTAGCTGAGAGAGCCCATTTTCTGGTAACAATTTATCAGAAAATGAAGACAAACTTTGCTTTTGCTTGGAGAAAGAGGGGTACTCCCTCGAGTTGACAGGTTTAATAACAGTGTGAATATCCTCTTCATTGTCTACTCTCTCAATCTTTCTAAACCTTCCATGATCAACTACTCTTCCATCAACAATGGGAATATACCCAGTGTTCCTAGCTAAGGTGGGTGAGGAGAGAATGCTGTCCATCATACTTTCATTTAATCTCCCTTCCACAATCGGATACTTCCTCTCTTGAATAATCCTTCGACCACAGTTCAACAGGTGTGCAGAATTCTCGGAAGAGAAATCTTGTATAGAAGAAGTGCCAAAATCAGGTTGACTCTCGATTCTGTCACTTACTGGAAATATCCCAACTGAAGTTGTATTTCTTACTTTATGCATAAGCCTGGCAGAGTGTTCAAAGGCACTGACAGGGCTAAGATCACAATTCAAAAgatttttacttttcaatTTCCAATTCATAGAGCACTGGTGATCATCTATCAATTCTCTTGCTGGCCTTTGTAAATTCAGGTTGCCACCACTATAGGACATATGTTTAACACTATCACAAACACTTTGTCCTCTCTGTATACGATGATCCAACAAGAACCGATCATCTTGATGCTTGCTTTTGTCCAAAGGCTTTCCATAGTGGTCGTTTGCAAACACCCGCCCAAAACTATTACCGATGTTATATTCACCAAACAATCTGTTCCTCTGCATAACCCTATCATCGTCATTGGTTCTTACATTCAGTGGGTCCATCGTGTACTCGGGAGAGAGAACAGGATTGCAAACTTTATCCACTTGCTCTTCATTCCGTACCCTCTCAACTGTCAATAATCGGCGCACATCAGCGAATCTTCTTACCTCATCATCCGAGGAATGCTTTGGAGAATCAATGTGAAAGGGCCTTAGAATTCCATGGTTATATATGCCATTTTCTTCCAGATCATTTGTAATTAACCTGACATCGTTGTCTATTCTTCTCCTTTTAGCCAGAATATCTCCCTCAGCAAAAGGACGTAACTCCCCTTCAGTATTGACCACATCATCCATCAAGACTTCATCTTCGTTGGCTCTAGCCAGTGAGTTTGATTGATAATCACAAAATACAGCAGAGTTAAACTCGTCATATTGGGTTGGTTCTATGTATTCTCTCTCACTTGCAAATCTGTCATCACCCACCAGTCCTCTGTCCTTACCAGCTGCTCCAACAAGTACTTCTGCCAGCTGATAAGAGGGaatcttatttttcaattttcttgaactGAATAAAGACAGAAGCCTGCGGACCTAAATATTTACAGAAAGGAAGTTGGAAAGGGAATAAAATTCAGCTGTATTCATCTCCCTGAAAtggaaaatataacagagCGCAAAGCTAGTCAAACCTGATCTTCAGAcagaccaaaattaaatttctttgcAGAAAAATAATTCTCTCTAATAGCATCTCGAAACTCTCTCTCAGGAAGTGGATCACAGTACCATATTGGTGTGAAACAAACCTGGGCAGGATAACATAAGAGtacaaacaaaagaataaaacacAAATGTCAGGGATTCACAAAAGAAATCACAGATTAAAAAGGTGATGAATTTCCCACCTCGAATAAAGAACCCACTAATATAGTACAAAAAGAACAGGAACATGAATCTTTCCATACCTGCGCAGGAAAATGCTTTCCTGAATATTTAAATCCATGTGGAACAATGTCCATTGCACCATCAGTAGAAGCCTGATAAACCCCAAACAGCTGTCTCTTCTCAAATTCAAACAGGAACAAGACCATGCCAGCTTTAACATGTTTCACAAATTCAGCCTTAGAAGATGGTAGTGCAAATATTCTACGTCTAAAGCACTCTTTCTTTGTCATGGCATTTGACATAAAGATTGCACCAAATTCAGGAATACTTCCAGCAGCCCCGTTATCCTCATCAAATTCCATTGGACCACCTGCAAGCTGCCCCATCAAGGAATTTGAGAATATGACGTCAACAAGATagagattaaattatataaatcacttCTTTCTCTGCCTCTTTTCCAGATGACAGACTCTAGACAGAAAACTCAATCAACTTAATGGACCAAAGAGAAATCAGCCGACCTAGAAAGTGTCTCAGATGTTTTGGTTGTTCTTTTGTTTGGGGTGATTGGAGGGTTAGGGGGATGAGGACGTTCCACAGGAGCAGAAAGGACAGTATCTAGTAATGAGAAccttttaattatcaaaagtttCTTCGTGAAGAAAAACTCAATTCATTGGGTGGTTGCTGCTTtgcaataatataaatattcaaacatTGACAGTCCACTCCAGTCTACGGCTTCACATCCAGAAACACCATTTTAACCTCTAACATGTGTGACTCAGGATGTAaccaaaaattttgatgtgCTATGACTTCTTTTTTCAGGTTAGCAAGAAAgcaatatatttgttttctttttctattcaaGTCCAACAAAAAATTCCTTTAGACTTCCCTCAGCCTATATTATATGACATACACCATCTACTCAACCTGCCAATCATGTGTGTAGATGAGataaccaagaaaaaaaaaaaggaatgcTCGGCACCATAATGTGAATAACATATTATGGAGGTATAAAATTACGAGAAgctattaatttaattatttacgaGTCTCATGAAACTGAGAAACggcaaataaaagaaatcctTTCATATCATCAGTAACCAAACAAGAGAACAGCAGTAGTGCTGCAGTGTCAATGATAACACAAATGTAGCGAAAGAGAATATCGATCCTTCAAAAACCAAATCATATgaacaaaaagtcaaaaaccACCTCCTGGTTCACGGAGTTCAATGCAAATAATATCCCAGTATGTGATCAAGACATAAACAGGTCCAATCAAGCACGCTACCGAACACCATTAATCATCGAAGTAGTGGTTATGGAAAAGgtgaaaacacacacaaaaaaaaaaaaaaaaaaaaaaaacagcagcAATTCTACCGAGACGCTAGGGTTACTGAACCAGTGAAATATCTGAAAACATGTGAATCAGAAATACCCAAATCTTCAGACTCTATCGTCCACTTCAAATCCTTTTTTCTCCGAATACCCAAATCAGATGATCGTATGTTCCGAGTTGGAGTAAAGAGTAAACAGAGGAAGAGGTGAAATATTATTAGCCAAGGTTATTACTTGCGTATGTATAGCCTATAGGGGAAGGAGCTGGGTATTGCGAGCGGTTTTGGttagagagaaagagagagtcATGGGAGGTGTGGGAACGTGGGGATTTGGGTACGGCTGATTGTTTGGGCGGGGCATTAAGCGGACCGTGACCGCCTCGGCTTCGGATGCGTATGCATATTATAGTATTAGTTGCAATTTGCATCATCTTAtttcattgaaaaaattgCACCTACAATCCCTTACctaatcatttttatatacaaaattactcatttttttaaaaattacatacacataatctatttttttgctattataaataatttctgtaattatataaaatatatgtatattttatataattagcaTATAGATTATAGGTATAAATGTAgctattctattttattattagtttcATCGATCctattttccttcattttgattaaaataaaatgaaatacaaatatatatatatattaaaaattataatattacaataaaattataagagaaTCTATGTACTATTAGATTCCATttgatttatgtaattagacatgatatgatttatatatttagttggCATTATTGGAGTTCGATACTAATACTGAACTctatcttatttataaaaatctataaaataatggatcTCATCAATAAAAAACCTAGTTTATAATAAgctagttttaaaaatatctttttttgtttgaccTTCCACTTTCCTCACTCTCTTGCTACCCTTATTGACTTTTTTCGCCTCTTccgctcttttttttttttttttttccatctaTTTATTCCACATGAATAACCATCAGATGATTGAAACAATCGTGGaagttccttttttttccctatatgattaaaaactcgtattttcctatatataaaaataaaataatatcgtAATAAGTTGTAAAATAACAGTCTAGTCACACTGGAGAtgaatgcaaaataaatattaaactttaATAAGGATagagattattaattaaataactttaATAATCATGAAAAAGTGTAAGATACCTactataaaatagaaaaataataaaaataaacatattgaTAAGTGTTaagttttgaaattgtttaatgaaaatagaaaataattatacaaataa
This genomic window from Sesamum indicum cultivar Zhongzhi No. 13 linkage group LG12, S_indicum_v1.0, whole genome shotgun sequence contains:
- the LOC105175876 gene encoding uncharacterized protein LOC105175876 isoform X1; the protein is MGQLAGGPMEFDEDNGAAGSIPEFGAIFMSNAMTKKECFRRRIFALPSSKAEFVKHVKAGMVLFLFEFEKRQLFGVYQASTDGAMDIVPHGFKYSGKHFPAQVCFTPIWYCDPLPEREFRDAIRENYFSAKKFNFGLSEDQVRRLLSLFSSRKLKNKIPSYQLAEVLVGAAGKDRGLVGDDRFASEREYIEPTQYDEFNSAVFCDYQSNSLARANEDEVLMDDVVNTEGELRPFAEGDILAKRRRIDNDVRLITNDLEENGIYNHGILRPFHIDSPKHSSDDEVRRFADVRRLLTVERVRNEEQVDKVCNPVLSPEYTMDPLNVRTNDDDRVMQRNRLFGEYNIGNSFGRVFANDHYGKPLDKSKHQDDRFLLDHRIQRGQSVCDSVKHMSYSGGNLNLQRPARELIDDHQCSMNWKLKSKNLLNCDLSPVSAFEHSARLMHKVRNTTSVGIFPVSDRIESQPDFGTSSIQDFSSENSAHLLNCGRRIIQERKYPIVEGRLNESMMDSILSSPTLARNTGYIPIVDGRVVDHGRFRKIERVDNEEDIHTVIKPVNSREYPSFSKQKQSLSSFSDKLLPENGLSQLTVTRDFYPSHSKFGDATITRAVPYIPEKPNFSQGCRASTANNKISSLVRENHPQPGSLGNFYSLSNTVLPPYFLESEKFSRSLDISPECGNRGLELNTSGHQSSLPHVPTSSILNADLSMHMNLNASPPGNYQGLLFPKCSLTSLQSSDRGNTEGEKRFFGYASRSSESHSIFARNLPTASERVIEDVPRQDMNFVVGKDLAGSASKDYSVGVYHPERDLASYKSDCFGNSRSMNLGEHHGISKAPDFNSNVKRRSVFTRLNCKLESHVGEERNDSHFNGHDCYMDASADEVMDILQQVNNPSPRNLRVVGAAKHGENAMDELIQSHNDSNHSRLEKKKLNNACVGTVENIDEMHKETRMVDFKRRSETKKSFVRSSICSVEGNKITGISEEVESSMKKTLKRKKLIRPVFRKVESSSDIKCSNQNLRLPGQGVLNKDDKQSRDRAFGICGAEMLGNDTKLRNVLASSTNQSTGCNTKKQSNPEEQKELEAHLLPSIGHEFRGHKTPAVGLQIGTSPVQLNEKPQCESSCTQTSDEGMLCKDNDAIVSCLNLEESAGLRLGAGCRNNLIEEKKFSKLKSKKKIRRTNKKGTEPSQ
- the LOC105175876 gene encoding uncharacterized protein LOC105175876 isoform X2, with the protein product MEFDEDNGAAGSIPEFGAIFMSNAMTKKECFRRRIFALPSSKAEFVKHVKAGMVLFLFEFEKRQLFGVYQASTDGAMDIVPHGFKYSGKHFPAQVCFTPIWYCDPLPEREFRDAIRENYFSAKKFNFGLSEDQVRRLLSLFSSRKLKNKIPSYQLAEVLVGAAGKDRGLVGDDRFASEREYIEPTQYDEFNSAVFCDYQSNSLARANEDEVLMDDVVNTEGELRPFAEGDILAKRRRIDNDVRLITNDLEENGIYNHGILRPFHIDSPKHSSDDEVRRFADVRRLLTVERVRNEEQVDKVCNPVLSPEYTMDPLNVRTNDDDRVMQRNRLFGEYNIGNSFGRVFANDHYGKPLDKSKHQDDRFLLDHRIQRGQSVCDSVKHMSYSGGNLNLQRPARELIDDHQCSMNWKLKSKNLLNCDLSPVSAFEHSARLMHKVRNTTSVGIFPVSDRIESQPDFGTSSIQDFSSENSAHLLNCGRRIIQERKYPIVEGRLNESMMDSILSSPTLARNTGYIPIVDGRVVDHGRFRKIERVDNEEDIHTVIKPVNSREYPSFSKQKQSLSSFSDKLLPENGLSQLTVTRDFYPSHSKFGDATITRAVPYIPEKPNFSQGCRASTANNKISSLVRENHPQPGSLGNFYSLSNTVLPPYFLESEKFSRSLDISPECGNRGLELNTSGHQSSLPHVPTSSILNADLSMHMNLNASPPGNYQGLLFPKCSLTSLQSSDRGNTEGEKRFFGYASRSSESHSIFARNLPTASERVIEDVPRQDMNFVVGKDLAGSASKDYSVGVYHPERDLASYKSDCFGNSRSMNLGEHHGISKAPDFNSNVKRRSVFTRLNCKLESHVGEERNDSHFNGHDCYMDASADEVMDILQQVNNPSPRNLRVVGAAKHGENAMDELIQSHNDSNHSRLEKKKLNNACVGTVENIDEMHKETRMVDFKRRSETKKSFVRSSICSVEGNKITGISEEVESSMKKTLKRKKLIRPVFRKVESSSDIKCSNQNLRLPGQGVLNKDDKQSRDRAFGICGAEMLGNDTKLRNVLASSTNQSTGCNTKKQSNPEEQKELEAHLLPSIGHEFRGHKTPAVGLQIGTSPVQLNEKPQCESSCTQTSDEGMLCKDNDAIVSCLNLEESAGLRLGAGCRNNLIEEKKFSKLKSKKKIRRTNKKGTEPSQ